One window of Nostoc sp. C052 genomic DNA carries:
- the urtC gene encoding urea ABC transporter permease subunit UrtC, translated as MKKKGGRLILIEVGVVVTIALLLIIIMPLLLSEFRLNLLGRFLSLAIAALGIDLIWGYTGLLSLGHGIFFGLGGYAIAMYLKLQVPTGELPDFMGLYGVTELPSFWQPFYSFPLTIAAVVLIPGLLAGLLGYLVFRNRLKGVYFSILTQAGTIVFFNFFNGQQQFFNGTNGLIDFTTLFGATVSDAKTQFIFYTLTVVFLAITYGICRWLTTGRFGRLLIAIRDDESRVRFSGYDPTDFKVLVFVVSGAIAGIAGAFYTIQSGSVSPRAMDIAFSIEMVIWVAVGGRATLIGAIVGTLLVNCARTFLSEQFAEIWLFFQGALFLIVVTVLPDGIVGWLRSQNISLFHRRQEIATYPTLEEDPEVQHERENLGN; from the coding sequence ATGAAAAAGAAGGGGGGAAGATTAATTTTAATCGAAGTTGGGGTGGTAGTTACGATCGCACTCTTGCTCATCATCATTATGCCACTGCTGCTGTCGGAATTTCGTCTAAATTTGTTGGGGCGATTTTTGTCGCTGGCGATCGCAGCTTTAGGTATCGATTTGATTTGGGGTTATACTGGTTTACTAAGTTTGGGACATGGTATTTTCTTTGGTTTGGGTGGATATGCGATCGCAATGTACCTGAAGCTGCAAGTCCCGACTGGAGAATTGCCTGATTTCATGGGACTTTATGGAGTTACAGAACTTCCCAGTTTTTGGCAACCTTTTTATTCTTTTCCTTTGACAATAGCTGCTGTGGTACTAATTCCAGGATTATTGGCGGGATTGTTAGGATATTTGGTTTTCCGAAATCGCCTCAAGGGTGTTTATTTTTCTATATTGACTCAAGCCGGAACTATTGTATTTTTCAACTTCTTTAACGGTCAACAACAATTTTTCAACGGCACGAATGGACTGATAGATTTTACAACTTTGTTTGGCGCAACGGTCAGCGATGCCAAAACACAGTTTATTTTCTACACGCTGACAGTAGTGTTTCTCGCAATCACCTATGGCATTTGTCGCTGGTTGACAACTGGACGCTTTGGGAGATTGCTGATAGCGATTCGTGATGATGAAAGTCGGGTAAGATTTTCTGGCTACGACCCTACAGATTTTAAGGTGTTGGTGTTTGTAGTTTCAGGTGCGATCGCAGGCATAGCAGGAGCATTTTACACCATTCAAAGTGGTTCTGTCTCACCCAGAGCAATGGATATTGCCTTTTCGATTGAAATGGTGATTTGGGTTGCTGTAGGCGGACGTGCTACTTTAATTGGCGCGATTGTCGGAACTTTGTTAGTAAATTGTGCCCGCACTTTTTTAAGCGAACAATTTGCCGAAATCTGGCTATTTTTCCAAGGCGCACTATTTTTGATAGTCGTCACAGTCCTTCCTGACGGTATCGTGGGATGGTTGCGTAGTCAGAATATTTCTCTTTTCCACCGCCGTCAAGAAATTGCTACATATCCCACCTTGGAAGAAGACCCCGAAGTGCAACATGAACGCGAAAATCTTGGAAACTGA